A single region of the Rhipicephalus microplus isolate Deutch F79 chromosome 10, USDA_Rmic, whole genome shotgun sequence genome encodes:
- the LOC142774340 gene encoding uncharacterized protein LOC142774340 yields the protein MAAHAGPPGFDEEADNWEAYRLRLEAYFEVHDITNEKKRRAILVTALSTKTVDLLAARCAPAKIQDLKYEDAVKFLGERFAPACNEIAESYKFFTRKQLAGESVNVFLVEIRKIASRCNFGSALNRMLRDRIVCGLRDASVRQQLLAKAELTMREAEEAARAAQMTVANVDHMASAQNTDNGQLNISVTYGGTTLDATLVVLGCSGPDLCGRDVIKALEQHGRQVLAVGLKAAPAKPSSTKDDLQVQQLLDEFQDLFSEELASAPAIYQRRMEAILQGIPGFQVYLDDVVVAEKQDNCEKLHEVFQRLRDYGVKLHPSKCKIRKKEVEYLGHRICADGLLPKAENIEAVSGMPRPTCVAELRSFMGFVTYYHAFLGNLSTVLAPLHELLKKNARWQWGARQEAAFEATKRLVKGAKFLTHYDPQKPLVLETDASSYGIVAVLYHRVNGEAKPVGFRSRTLTAAERNYAQIEREALAVVFGVTKFREYLLGNTFTLITDHKPLLRLLSPDKPVPALAAARIQRWSLLLSGYTYTIEYKAGKTLPVADALSRLPASYQHDASTMESINNDAHTEHPGTTRQVGDSVWYRNYGTGARWKAGVVQTPEGCRMVTIKAADAKHHRRHYDQLRGRETDSTGLAAGEAEVKQEPGVEAPQTEAGETGAPLTSREPQSPGPPETDARRIATSLKGKEG from the exons ATGGCTGCGCACGCGGGCCCACCGGGTTTTGATGAGGAGGCGGACAACTGGGAGGCTTACCGGCTACGCTTGGAAGCATACTTCGAGGTTCACGACATCACGAACGAGAAGAAACGCAGGGCAattttggtcacggcgttgagcACAAAGACAGTGGATTTATTGGCTGCACGATGCGCGCCGGCGAAGATACAGGACCTGAAATACGAAGACGCTGTGAAGTTCCTGGGTGAGCGATTTGCTCCGGCGTGCAACGAAATTGCAGAATCGTACAAGTTCTTCACAAGGAAGCAGCTTGCAGGAGAGTCAGTAAATGTATTTCTCGTGGAAATACGAAAGATTGCAAGCAGGTGTAATTTCGGTAGCGCCCTCAACAGGATGCTAAGGGACCGCATTGTTTGCGGCCTGCGCGACGCTAGTGTTCGTCAGCAGCTGTTGGCAAAAGCGGAACTCACGATGAGGGAGGCGGAAGAGGCAGCGCGTGCAGCACAGATGACAGTGGCAAACGTGGACCACATGGCCAGCGCGCAAAACACGGACAAT GGTCAACTCAATATCTCGGTGACGTACGGCGGGACCACACTGGACGCTACCTTGGTGGTGCTGGGGTGCTCTGGACCGGATCTGTGTGGGCGGGACGTCATCAAAGCCCTCGAACAGCACGGAAGGCAGGTTCTCGCCGTCGGACTGAAAGCTGCCCCCGCTAAGCCATCCTCTACTAAGGACGATTTACAAGTGCAGCAGTTGTTAGACGAGTTTCAGGACTTGTTCTCGGAAGAGCTAG CGTCCGCCCCAGCAATTTACCAGAGACGCATGGAAGCCATCCTTCAAGGAATACCGGGTTTTCAAGTTTACTTGGATGACGTGGTTGTGGCAGAGAAGCAAGACAACTGCGAAAAATTGCACGAAGTCTTCCAGAGGTTACGGGACTACGGTGTGAAGCTTCACCCAAGCAAATGCAAAATACGGAAGAAAGAAGTTGAGTATCTTGGGCACCGCATATGCGCAGATGGCCTTTTGCCGAAAGCGGAGAACATTGAAGCAGTATCAGGAATGCCCAGGCCCACATGTGTGGCAGAGCTGCGGTCATTCATGGGCTTTGTGACGTATTACCATGCATTCCTTGGCAACTTGTCCACTGTTCTCGCACCGTTGCATGAACTGTTAAAGAAAAACGCCCGTTGGCAGTGGGGAGCAAGACAAGAGGCCGCTTTCGAAGCAACGAAACGCCTCGTCAAAGGCGCCAAGTTCCTCACGCACTACGATCCGCAAAAGCCCCTCGTGTTAGAAACGGACGCGTCGTCTTACGGCATTGTGGCTGTTTTATACCACCGGGTCAACGGAGAAGCGAAGCCAGTTGGATTTCGGTCGCGCACTCTGACTGCCGCAGAGCGGAATTACGCACAAATTGAGCGTGAAGCGCTGGCAGTTGTCTTTGGGGTGACCAAATTTCGTGAGTACCTACTGGGTAATACTTTCACGCTAATTACAGATCACAAGCCACTTCTGCGACTGCTCAGCCCGGACAAGCCCGTACCTGCTCTGGCAGCAGCACGGATCCAACGTTGGTCTTTATTACTCAGCGGCTACACGTACACGATCGAGTACAAGGCAGGAAAAACCCTTCCGGTGGCTGATGCCCTGAGCCGCCTTCCGGCAAGCTACCAGCACGATGCCAGTACCATGGAGTCCATCAATAACGACGCCC ATACGGAGCACCCCGGAACCACTCGCCAAGTTGGAGACTCTGTTTGGTACAGGAACTACGGGACAGGAGCCAGGTGGAAGGCTGGCGTCGTACAGACCCCCGAAGGCTGCCGCATGGTAACCATCAAGGCCGCAGACGCGAAACATCATCGCCGGCATTATGACCAGTTGAGAGGAAGAGAAACCGACAGCACGGGACTCGCTGCCGGTGAAGCAGAAGTCAAGCAAGAGCCCGGGGTTGAGGCACCGCAGACGGAAGCTGGCGAAACCGGTGCACCACTGACCTCAAGAGAACCCCAGAGCCCAG GTCCACCAGAAACCGACGCCCGCCGGATCGCTACCAGCCTTAAGGGGAAAGAAGGCTGA